TTGAAATACGCGCCAATCCCTATCCGTGGAGCGAGCGCAATTTTATCGACTCAATAGAAAGCAGCCATGTGTGTGTCGGGGTGAAGGTTAACAATGAATGGATAGCCCATGCGGTTTTTTCCATTGCTTCCGGCGATGCGGAATTGCTGATAATCTCGGTCGATCCTGTTTGGCAGGGCCGGGGAGTAGCGAGTCGCCTATTGCACGTTATGTCGGAACTACTCGAAGACTATGCTGCAGAGATGTTTCTTGAAGTGCGCGCCTCCAACGAGCCCGCGATCCGCATGTACGATAAGTGTGGTTTCAATTGTCTCGGCGTTCGGCCAGGTTACTACCCGGCAAAAAACGGCCGGGAAGATGCCCACATTTACGGTAAAAGCCTGCGAATCGGCTGATGCCAGCGTACCTCATCTACACCTAATTCATTTTTCGCTCAAAAAAAAGCGGGCTCTCGGCCCGCACAATCAAGTTGGATGATCCCTAAGCTTGCCACCACCACTGGCGGCTCGCTCGTATTTGTCTCTCAGTTCACAAACTACCCAGCAGCTGCCGCCATTGACGATACTCCGGCGTGCTGCGAAATATTTTCGGATTCTCTTCTCGAGTGCGCCAGCGCACCAGCCAAATATAACGTCCGGGGTGTTGCGCAGATACCTGAGTCTCGTGGCTCAGGTAATCGTCGCAACGAGTCAATAGGTCGGCAGCACAACTGAGTACGTCGCTGCAGATTGTTTCGTTATCATGCTTAACGTCGACTATGGCCACTTCCACGGTGGTGGTTGGCGCTCTTTGATGGTTATTATGTGAGTCGAAGTAACTGAATATCATGGTCCGCTTGCTGTTGGTTGGGGGTTGCTTAAAAATGGCCTCCTTGCGGAGGCCGGGCTAACGCACAGCCTCAAGCTACTGTCTACGGAACAGTATGGTGAAGTTGTTGCTGAACTCAGGTTATTGCTCAGTCTCCGGGGCAACAGGGGCAATATCGAAGAGCGTTTGCTCACCTGAACTAACAGTGACGTTGTCGCTCTGTTCGAAGACAATCACGTCAGCAGCTTCAGGGTCATCCAATGCAGCTTCGCAGGTGTACGCCAGGGTGTAATCTCCTGCCGGAACAAACCCGATTTCGTACACAAAATTTTCGCCATCACTGGACACCAGTGCCGTGGTTAGCGGATCTCCTTCAATGCCTTGAATATCGACCGGGAGCACGTCAGAGCCATTAAAAAGGTAGACTGCACCGGCATCCATGGTTGGGTCGGCGCATACGCTGTTGACCAGATCTGAGTCAACGGTGCCAGCGATACTGCCCACCTCCAGGTTATTAACCATGCGTAAACTGGGCTTCAAAATCGCACTTGCCTTGCCTTTTGGATCGGTAACAGATTTGCGGAGATCGAAGTCGATGGTGAAATTGGCTGCGCCGCCGGCGGGCATCACGAAGCCGCCGTGGAGTTTTAAACCGGTTTGGGCGCCACTGGGTACCCACAATTCAATTTGGGAGCCATCTTCGAGCTCCATGTAAGAGTCCATCACGTTGTCTTCCAACGCGTTGACATGCAAGCGTACCCAGCTATATTCCCCTGCGGGAACCTGCTCATTGACCAGTAAGGCTGCATAGGCATTACCCTGCAGCTGCAGGAGATCGATACTTTGAGGCTCGTCAAAATCGAACACCAGTGCGTCGCCAGATGAGGGCTTGAGTGAGATTCCAGAGAATTCCACAACAATTTTGTTGGCAAGATCCACTGGCGCATCAGTTATTGCTAGCGATAACATACTGGTTTCGCTGTTATTACTGGACTCGCTGCCGCCACTGCCGCCGCAAGCGGTTAACAACAAGCCTGCACTGCAGACCAAAATGGGAATCGCACGAGAAAAACCTTGTTTCATAACTACTACCTCGTTCGTACTTGTGTTCATAGGGCGTTAACGATCGAGGCCAAAGGTTTATTCTCATTTTTTATAAATTGGTACAAAAATATGACCAATTTCACATTTATACATTTTTTTATTAATTCTTAAGTTTGAGTGTCATGCAGTTGCTTAGGTGTGGCAGTACTAGGGGAAAAACAACAACGTGAATAAGAGCTGCGTGATTAAAAACTACGTGAATTGTGTTCCTTGTTTATTTAATTTTGTAACAGCAACAGCCGGGTTAATGGTTTTGCAGGGCACTGTGGCTGCTGCGCCAATAGAACCGGAATTTGAGGTGAGTGCTGCTTGGGTGCGAGAAAGCAACATCGTTCTGGAAGACGTAGATTTTGCCACCAATTTTGGCGACCAGGCCTTGAATACCGAGCTTTCTGCGGGAGTATCGGGAGATTTCAGCAGTGGCTGGAGCTATTCCGGTAATTACAGCTTCAGTAATACGAATTACCAAGACACTGAACTGCTCGATATGCGAACCCACATGCTGATGGCATCGGGGGGTTACGATTTTGATCTGCTTTCCGTGGGGGCTGAAGCGTTTATTGCGAAAGCGTCACTGGATGGCAGTGACTACCTCACTATTAGCCAGCAGGCCATTACCCTGAGCTCAATGGTGCGGCCAAACCTCTACCTCCACGGCAACGCCGGCATCCTGCGTCGCGACTTCGCTGATCTCGATGAGCGCAGCACATCGGGTCCTGTACTTAATCTCCGTGTTTACTATCTGCTCGATGGGCTCGATCACCACTTGTTGTTCTACGGGGCGACGCGTAACGGCAAGGCCAATGATGAGCAATATAACGAACAGGTGAACCTGCTTAGTGTGAAATGGGAGAAACGCTTGCGAGCCTGGGGCTATCCACTGCGCGTAACCGCGAAAACTGGCTACGAAACCCGAAAGTACGCCAATTGGCTACCTGCAAGAGACGACAAACTCTGGGAACTGGAATCGACTGCGAGAGCGTTTTTTGGGAAGTCTTATTTTGCAGAAGTCTTGCTGGGCTATTTGCAAAACACCTCAAACCAGGCCGACTACGATTTCAATCAGAACCGCTTCGAATTGCGGCTGGGTTACTCGCTGTAAACCAGGCGATCTTCATTGATGGGGCGGACCTTGCCGTAGCCGTACACCAAATCGCGCTTGGGTTCTCCGAGATCCTGCGCATGTTTGCGCAACTCTTTCAACAGTGCTTTGGGCTGTAATTTGCTGAGGCCGCCGGCAACCACTGCAGATACGAAGGGCGCCGCGTAGGAGGTGCCCGACACATTCCTGTAACCGCCGTTGCTGGCGGCACTCGCGATATTTACTCCGGGGGCCGCAAAGTCAATGTAGTCGCCGTGGCTCGCTCGGTAATAAACGCGGTTATTCTCATCCACAGCAGTTACGGCTACCACGCTAGGGTAGGCTGCTGGGTAAGCCGGTTTAGCGCCAGGGCCACCATTGCCCGCGGCGGCTACCACCGCAATACCCCGTGCTGAGGCTGCGTTAACAAAGTCTTCCAACAGCATGCTGCCCGGACCCGCCAGGCTCATGTTGATCACGTCCACTTGCTGTGCTACGAGCCAATCCAGGGCGAGAACGATACTGGTAAGTGACGCGGTATCGCTACCTTCGGGGCTGCTGTAGAAAACACCGGCGCTATACAGCGATGCATCGGGCAACAGGCCGATGAACATTGCATCGTCGCCACTCAGAACGGACGCAACGGCGGTTCCGTGCGTTTGGGGAGTGGCCAGGCCTTCGGCAACGAACGACTCGCTAGTGATCGACGCTCTGCGCAAGCTTGAATGCTGGGTATTTACCGTAGAATCGACCATGCCAATACGCAGTTTTCGCTGCTGATCTGGTGGCACATTGAGTGGCAGCGCCTCGTTGGGTAACCAGCCCTGCGGCGATGCTGTCGCCGGCCCGCCGTCTTGATAGCTGTATACATAGTTGAGCGCGACGGCTTTGCGATATTTTCGACTGATGCCACTTGCGACTTCAGCATTTTCCGCATCCAATTCCACCAGTATTTTTTTCATGGAGGAAAGTTGTGTCGTTTTTCGAAATGTCACGCCATTGCGTTGTAATTCTTGTAATTTTTCAGGAGAAACCAAGAGCACCCGTTGATTACGCAGATAGCGAGAACCGTCGTCATCCACTGCAAAATCGACAAATTCCGCTGCTGCTGTTGAATCTTCCTGATGCGGTACCGCTTTTTCAGCTTTTTTCTCCTGGCCTTTATTGGTTTTGGTTTTATCACGGTTCGAGTTTGCTATCGCGGCATCGGGCAGGGTTTTTTCCATATTATTTTTAGCGCTGTTATTGGCTTTTTCTGTCGCGCGAGAAGATGCATTCGCGTTCACCGTTTTACTAACACTGGTATCCGCTTTTTTTGAAACCTTGCTTGCGACCTGCTGGCTAACATTGCGATCTACCTGCTTTTCTGCATTGCGGCCAACTTGCTTCTCTACGTTTTTTTCCACACCACGGGCAACTTGACGCTCCACTTGTTTGTCCAAGCCCTTACCCACTCCTCTGGCGTTTCCGTTGCCGTTTGACTGCCCATAAGCCGTCAAGGCGACGAGCGGCAGAATGAACATAATGGCGCGGCAGAATCTTTTAGTGGTTTGTGATCGCATAAAAATAGCCAATGTTTGAATAAATGGTTATTAAACGGTAGGTTTTTAGTGTAAACGTGTAAAAAGGCGTTTTATTCCACCAATTACGGAATAAAATAGAGGTTCGAACCGTTAACTTCCCGAAACATAATCATAGGTATTGAATGGTAGCAACGCGACAAATTCTACAACAGGAAGTACAACGCTTGCGCCGATTTGCCTATTCGTTAACAACAAATGTTGCTGACGCCGACGATCTCGTCCATGACGTGGTGATCAAGGTCTTGGAAAAAGGGCTTCCTGAGAATGAGAACCCCGTTCCCTGGTTACTCACCCTCACCAAAAATCTTTGGGTTGATCGTTTGCGGCACCGGGAGGTAACAATGCGCCCCGAAAACGAAGCCCTGGCACCCATACCCGCACCTGAGGCGGAACCGCTTACGGCGCTTCAAACACAACGTGTCTTATCTGGCCTGCAGTCTCTGCCGACAAATCTGCGCTTGGCGTTATCGCTGGTGGCTGTTGAGGGGCTGAGCTACAAAGAGGCCGCCAAAGTATTACAAATTCCCATCGGCACTGTTATGAGTCGCGTCGCACGCGCTCGCGAGCATATGTTGTCGAAATATACACCCGAGGTTATCTGATGAACCACAATTCACAAGACATCGCGCTCTTGTCTGCCTATATGGATGGCGAGCTAAATGGCGACGATACGCATCATGTGGAACGGCGGCTTATGGACGACGCAGCGTTTGCCAAATTGT
The DNA window shown above is from Alteromonadaceae bacterium 2753L.S.0a.02 and carries:
- a CDS encoding subtilase family protein, whose product is MFILPLVALTAYGQSNGNGNARGVGKGLDKQVERQVARGVEKNVEKQVGRNAEKQVDRNVSQQVASKVSKKADTSVSKTVNANASSRATEKANNSAKNNMEKTLPDAAIANSNRDKTKTNKGQEKKAEKAVPHQEDSTAAAEFVDFAVDDDGSRYLRNQRVLLVSPEKLQELQRNGVTFRKTTQLSSMKKILVELDAENAEVASGISRKYRKAVALNYVYSYQDGGPATASPQGWLPNEALPLNVPPDQQRKLRIGMVDSTVNTQHSSLRRASITSESFVAEGLATPQTHGTAVASVLSGDDAMFIGLLPDASLYSAGVFYSSPEGSDTASLTSIVLALDWLVAQQVDVINMSLAGPGSMLLEDFVNAASARGIAVVAAAGNGGPGAKPAYPAAYPSVVAVTAVDENNRVYYRASHGDYIDFAAPGVNIASAASNGGYRNVSGTSYAAPFVSAVVAGGLSKLQPKALLKELRKHAQDLGEPKRDLVYGYGKVRPINEDRLVYSE
- a CDS encoding ribosomal-protein-alanine N-acetyltransferase gives rise to the protein MTDIHSEIQHHFQLDDGTACEIRNFYRQDLHTIYDLEIRANPYPWSERNFIDSIESSHVCVGVKVNNEWIAHAVFSIASGDAELLIISVDPVWQGRGVASRLLHVMSELLEDYAAEMFLEVRASNEPAIRMYDKCGFNCLGVRPGYYPAKNGREDAHIYGKSLRIG
- a CDS encoding RNA polymerase sigma-70 factor (ECF subfamily), which produces MVATRQILQQEVQRLRRFAYSLTTNVADADDLVHDVVIKVLEKGLPENENPVPWLLTLTKNLWVDRLRHREVTMRPENEALAPIPAPEAEPLTALQTQRVLSGLQSLPTNLRLALSLVAVEGLSYKEAAKVLQIPIGTVMSRVARAREHMLSKYTPEVI